Below is a genomic region from SAR324 cluster bacterium.
GTCAAATATATTTGGCGAACTAAATTCATATGAGATTTAAGTCAAATATTTTTGCAAACCCCCTGATCAGCTTTTATTGATGACAACTTCCTCTCGACGAAACCCAGATGAATTGAGAAGTTCGCGTTGGTATGCACCCGATGATTTAAGAAGCTTCGGACATCGTTCACGCACAAAGCAGATGGGATTTCATAAAGATGAGTTTCTTGGCAAGCCAGTGATTGCGATCATCAATCCCTGGAATGAACTGAACACCTGCCACACTCACTTCCCGCAGCGGGTCCAAGATATTAAAAGAGGAATTTACCAGGCAGGAGGCTTTGCTGTTGAACTGCCGGTGCTCTCCTTAGGAGAGCAATTGCTCAAACCAACTGCGATGATGTATCGAAATCTACTTGCGATGGAAGTGGAAGAGGTTTTGCGCGGCTATCCAGTGGATGGGGCCGTGTTATTGGGTGGGTGTGACAAAACCACTCCTGGTGTACTGATGGGTGCTCTCAGTATGAATTTGCCATTCGTATATGTCCCTGGAGGAGCGATGCTTCGCGGAAATTGGCGGGGAGAGACACTGGGTAGTGGGACTGATGTTTGGAAGTACTGGGATCAGCGTCGCACTGGGGAATTGGATTCAGAAAGTTGGGAAGAAATTGAAGATGGAATTGCCCGCTCACCAGGTACCTGCATGACTATGGGTACAGCTGCCACGATGATGTCATTGGCAGAGGCGCTCGGATTGAGTATGCCTGGAGCGTCTTCGATTCCTGCAGTTGATTCAAATCACAATCGAATGGCTTCCTGGAGTGGGCGTCGTGCAGTAGAAATGGTTTGGGAGGATCTCAAACCCACAGATATTATAAGTGATGATTCCTTTGTCAATGCGATCATGGTTCAGATGGCAATCGGAGGTTCAACAAATGGAATCATCCATCTTTTGGCAATGGCTCGCAGAGCCGGAATAACTCTTGATCTTGAGCGCTTTGATAAGATTTCTCAGGGGATTCCATTGCTTGCCAATGTGAAACCATCAGGCCAATTTGTTATGGAAGATTTCTATTTTGCAGGGGGCCTGCGGGCGTTGATGCAGCAATTGAAAGATCGCCTGAAGTTGAACGCGAAGACAATCAATGGTCGAACTCTCGGAGAAAATCTAAAAGGTGCTGAAATTTATCATGACGATGTTATTCGTCCACTAGAGAATCCAGTAAAGCCAGCTGGCGGCACAGCAGTTCTGCGCGGTTCCCTTGCTCCACAGGGAGCGGTCATCAAGCCGTCGGCTGCTGAAGTTAGACTACTGAAGCATCGTGGGCCTGCTATCGTTTTCAAAGACATCAGAGATCTGAAAGCTCGGGTAGACCGCGATGATTTGCCAGTGACTGCTGATTCTGTACTTGTTCTTCAAAATGCTGGGCCAGTGGGTGCCCCAGGGATGCCAGAGTGGGGTCAACTGCCAGTACCCAAAAAATTATTGCAACAAGGAATCAGAGACATCTTGAGAATTTCAGACGCAAGAATGAGTGGAACCAGCTATGGAGCCTGTGTTTTACATGTGGCTCCTGAAGCAGCGCTGGGTGGACCACTCGGCTTAGTGTGTGATGGGGATTTAATTGAGCTTGATGTGTTCGAGAGACGCCTTGATTTACTTGTAGAACCTGAGGAGTTAGAGAGACGTCGACAGGAATGGCAAGCTCCAGCTTTGAAACATCGCAGAGGCTATGCAGCACTGTATGTTGAACAGGTTACTCAGGCCGATGAAGGTTGTGATTTTAGGTTTCTGCAGGGGGCTCCAGGCGAAACAGCAGAACCAGATATCTTTTGAATTTAGTCGGTGGACTAAGACCTCTTAAATAACCCCTTTACAACATAGATGACTAAGTGAAATGAGTACGATCAGAGTTGGAATTGCAGGAACAAGCTGGTGGGCAGACGCGATGTACTTGCCTGCTTTGGAGGGAAATCCTAATGTAGAAGTTGTCGCAGCTTGCGGAAGGAATCATGAACGTGCAGAGGCTTTTACGCAAAAATGGAAAATTCTCCACCACTTTGTCAACTTCAAAAAAATGCTGGATGAGGTGGAGTTGGATGCTTTGATCGTTTCGACAGGGAACGACACTCATGCTTCCTTCACCATAGCTGCCTTGGAAAAAGGAATCCCTGTTCTTTGTGAAAAGCCTCTGGGTCTCAACTATTCGGAAGCGCTTAAGATGACCAAACTTGCGCAGGAAACCAAGTTAGTTAATCTCGTACCTTTCACTTATTCCTTCATGCCTACGGCTCGCTATCTTAAACGGCTGATCGATCAAGGTTATATCGGGAAACCTTATCACTGCAATCTTCGCTACTACACAGGATACCGAAGAAAAACTGAGTACACCTGGCGTCTGAACACTGCAGTAGCAGGATCTGGAGCTCTGGGAGATATTGGCTCTCATTTCATTTATTTAGCTCAATGGATAATGGGTTCTGTCAGTGCGGTGTGTTGTCGTCTAGGTTCACCCATTGACCGACCCAACACAACCCCGGATGGAAAACCATTTACCCATACCGATGACACCGCAATGGTCATGCTCGAGTTTGCCAATGGCGCTCAAGGGATGATTCATGCGACGACGATCTGCTATGAAGATTCTCCATTTGGTCAAACCCACCATATGGAGTTTCATGGTTCGGAGGGGACCCTTTACTCAGTCACAGATTGGGATAAGGTGCAGAGGGTTCATGGGGCTCAGGTTGGTGAGGGATTACCCCATGAGCTTCCAATTCCGGATGATATTTGGGGCAAGGCCCGCAGGGATACAGTACACAACACCTATCGAGATGTTTTCAGGCAGGATGGACATATGATTGGAGACTTCATCGAGGGAGTCCGCACAGGACAAGCAGTCCGTCCTGATTTTGCTGCGGGGACCGCTGTGCAGCGTATCCTTGATGCAGCATTGTTAAGTCATCAGGAGGGTCGTCGGGTACTGATTGAAGAAATACAATAACTTTTTAGCTATCTCATCACCGAAAAGGGATTTTAATCAAATCGTAAAAACAGGGGAAAAATGATTCGCTTTGCTCTGATTGGCGCTGGTCGTATTGGCCAAATGCATGCTGCCAACATCTTAGCTCATGATAGGTGCAGCTTGAATTTGATCTATGATGTTCATGCTCCATCCAGTGAAGCTGTTGGGGCGAAAACTGGTGCCAAGGTCGCCCGAGATCCAGATGAAATTTTTAATGATGCAGACGTAGATGCCGTGTTTGTGGCTTCTTCAACACCCACCCACGCTGATTTTATCGTCCGTTCAGTTCAGTCCGGCAAAGCGGTTCTTTGTGAGAAACCAATCGATTTGGATATTGCAAAGGTTGAAGAGTGCAGCAAGCATATCAGTGGTGCAAAGAGTCTGATTCAGATTGGCTTTAATCGCAGATTTGACCCGGGACATGGGCAGTTGGTCAGTGCTGTTCGAAACGATGAGATTGGTGACTTAGAGCAAGTGATCATTAGCAGTCGTGACCCTGAACCTCCACCAAAAGCCTACTATCTGGCTGCTGGTGGAATGCTGAGAGACATGACAATCCACGATTTTGACCTGGCACGCTTCGCCTTGGGTGAAGAGGTCACTCAGGTAACTGCATTTACTAGTAATCTCTTTGATCCAGTCGCAAAAGAGATTGGTGAGATTGATTCCGCGATGATCCTGATGAAAACTACCTCCGGAAAGCTCTGCCATATCAACAATTCTCGCCATGCAACCTATGGTTATGACCAACGTCTGGAAGCACACGGTAGCCAAGGGATGTTACGATCTGAGAACCGGCAGCCCACAAGCGTTGAGCGTTTCAATGCGAAGGGTTCTAATTGGCGTGATGCCTGTGAATTTTTCTTTATTGAGCGGTACCGACAAGCCTACTTGAAACAGCTAGAGAGCTTTATGGATACTCTGGAAGCAGGCTCAGAGTCCAAAGTTTCCTTCGAAGATGGTCGCCGTGCGTTGATTCTGGCGAATGCTGCTTACCGCTCTGTGGAAACTGGAAAGGTAGTTACAGTGAATTATGAAAATCCACTGGAGGAGGCATCATGAGCAGTTCCTCACTGGAGAACCCATCAAAGCCGGTTTTTTTAGATCTGCGAAATATCAG
It encodes:
- the araD gene encoding L-arabinonate dehydratase, with translation MTTSSRRNPDELRSSRWYAPDDLRSFGHRSRTKQMGFHKDEFLGKPVIAIINPWNELNTCHTHFPQRVQDIKRGIYQAGGFAVELPVLSLGEQLLKPTAMMYRNLLAMEVEEVLRGYPVDGAVLLGGCDKTTPGVLMGALSMNLPFVYVPGGAMLRGNWRGETLGSGTDVWKYWDQRRTGELDSESWEEIEDGIARSPGTCMTMGTAATMMSLAEALGLSMPGASSIPAVDSNHNRMASWSGRRAVEMVWEDLKPTDIISDDSFVNAIMVQMAIGGSTNGIIHLLAMARRAGITLDLERFDKISQGIPLLANVKPSGQFVMEDFYFAGGLRALMQQLKDRLKLNAKTINGRTLGENLKGAEIYHDDVIRPLENPVKPAGGTAVLRGSLAPQGAVIKPSAAEVRLLKHRGPAIVFKDIRDLKARVDRDDLPVTADSVLVLQNAGPVGAPGMPEWGQLPVPKKLLQQGIRDILRISDARMSGTSYGACVLHVAPEAALGGPLGLVCDGDLIELDVFERRLDLLVEPEELERRRQEWQAPALKHRRGYAALYVEQVTQADEGCDFRFLQGAPGETAEPDIF
- a CDS encoding Gfo/Idh/MocA family oxidoreductase, translated to MSTIRVGIAGTSWWADAMYLPALEGNPNVEVVAACGRNHERAEAFTQKWKILHHFVNFKKMLDEVELDALIVSTGNDTHASFTIAALEKGIPVLCEKPLGLNYSEALKMTKLAQETKLVNLVPFTYSFMPTARYLKRLIDQGYIGKPYHCNLRYYTGYRRKTEYTWRLNTAVAGSGALGDIGSHFIYLAQWIMGSVSAVCCRLGSPIDRPNTTPDGKPFTHTDDTAMVMLEFANGAQGMIHATTICYEDSPFGQTHHMEFHGSEGTLYSVTDWDKVQRVHGAQVGEGLPHELPIPDDIWGKARRDTVHNTYRDVFRQDGHMIGDFIEGVRTGQAVRPDFAAGTAVQRILDAALLSHQEGRRVLIEEIQ
- the iolG gene encoding inositol 2-dehydrogenase — encoded protein: MIRFALIGAGRIGQMHAANILAHDRCSLNLIYDVHAPSSEAVGAKTGAKVARDPDEIFNDADVDAVFVASSTPTHADFIVRSVQSGKAVLCEKPIDLDIAKVEECSKHISGAKSLIQIGFNRRFDPGHGQLVSAVRNDEIGDLEQVIISSRDPEPPPKAYYLAAGGMLRDMTIHDFDLARFALGEEVTQVTAFTSNLFDPVAKEIGEIDSAMILMKTTSGKLCHINNSRHATYGYDQRLEAHGSQGMLRSENRQPTSVERFNAKGSNWRDACEFFFIERYRQAYLKQLESFMDTLEAGSESKVSFEDGRRALILANAAYRSVETGKVVTVNYENPLEEAS